The region CGCAGGCCGGGTCGCAAACCGTCAGCTCCCTCGCCCGGCGTGGCCGCCCCCTGCTCTCGTCCGGCAAGCCGACGCGATAGCGCCACCCGGCCGCCAGCGCCGAGTCCGGACGCCCGGCGAGCCACAGCGCACCGAGGGAATTTTCCGCCAGGAAAGCCGCCATGTATGGCTCGCTGTACACCTGGGTCGCGGGCACCAGCGCCCCGGCGCCGATCTTCGCGCACTGGTCGCCGCGCGTCCGGCCAGCCAGCCCTGCCCGCTCACCGCTGTGCCAGAACTGGTTCAGCCACCCGAGCGCGGCCGGAGCGGTCAATAGCTCCCCGCAGCCGGCCAGAAGCTCGCGGCCGCGTTGCTCCGCCGCTGGCAGCACTCCCGCCGTTCCTCCGAAAAAAGCCGGCGCCGGACCCGCCACCCCCCGCGCGGCCATCGCAGCCTCCAGAGCCAGCGTCATCCCGGCGTGCCACGCCTCAGCCCCGGCCGCTTCGCCCGTCCCGTCCTCCAGCATCCGCCGCAGCAGAGTAACCGTTTCCCGCAGTTTTTTCCGCGCCCCGTTATCCATAGCAGCCCCCAAACGGCCAATAATATCCATTGCTTCGCCGGCCCGGAGGCAAACTCCTACCATGGCCGGACGCCAAAAAAGGCCCGGGATTACTCCCGAGCCTTTCCAGCCGCTGCGCTTACAGCACGTACACCTTTACCTTCTGCATGCCGAACTCATATGCTTCGTCGACCGACCCCATGGCGATGTCGATGCGGTTGCCCTTGATGGCGCCACCGGTATCCTCGGCGGTCGCGTATACGCCGCGGCCGTCGGCGAACTCGATATACACCCGTGCGCCGAGGGGGATAACCCGCGGGTCGACGGCGATAATGCCGGGACGGACCCGGGTGCCCAGGTGAGTCAGGCTGCCCCACTTGCCGTTATCGTGCGGGCCGGACGCGTACGCCGTCGCGACGATGTCAAGCGCACGCTTATGGCTGTCAGGCGCCGCGCCCTGCTTTACCGCCGCGCTCTTACCGGTCAGCGCCGTGATGACGCCCAGATCGGCAACGCCGTCGGCCTCGATAGCAAGCGATTTTTCCAGCTTTTGAACCGCCGCGGCGGTACGGCTGCCGTACACGCCGTCCCGGTCGCCGGTGCCGAAGCCTTTCTCGGCCAGAGCGGCCTGAAGCTGACGCACGTCATCTCCCTGGGTGCCCGGGGCAAGCTCGCGCTCGCCCAAAGCCGCCCACGCCAGCGGCGTAGCCGCGCCCAAAGCCAAAGTGAACATGGTGAAGGTACATACAATAATCTTGTTGATGTTTTTCATTTTAAAACACCCCTTTCTATCGTGCCTGCGGGGTTAGCTGACGGGTTCGGATGAAAAGGTAAGACCCTACCGCCTGTTGGCGGATTCACCCCAATTGCTTGGTTCCCCCACTTTCCCGATCGGGAAACTTGGCACAGGCCATAATGATACACGATCAACCCGCACAGGACAAGCCCGGCCGGCCGCCCTGCCGGACCGTTAACGCCGCCTGTCCCCGGTATGCACCGCCATCCTCGCCGATAAGACGCTATACGGCCGCCGGCGGATGAATCCCCCCTCCGGTGCTAAAACTAGAACAGCGCCGGCAAAATAGCAACCGCCGGCAGCATAACGACGGGTCGGGTAACAGCGCATGCTCAACGAATGGTTCAAAACAAAAAAACCGCATAAACTGCCACCGCGCACACAAGCCGCGAGCACCGCCGCCGCCCCGCGAAAATACGACGCCATCGTCGTCGGCGCCGGGCCGTCCGGCGCCAGTGCCGCATGCTTCATGGCCCGCGACGGCCTTGATGTCCTGCTCCTCGAACGCGGCCCCTTCCCCGGCGCCAAGACATGCGGCGGTGCGGCCGTCATCGCCGAACAAATCCACGAACTCTTTCCCAACTTCTGGGAAGAGTGCCGTTACGAGCGCATCGTCACCCGCCTCGACTACTGGTGGCTCAACGACGATTCGGCCGTCACCGCCGGCTTCACCAGCGGGCGCCTGGCCGCTGCCCCGTACAACCGCCTGTCCGTGAAACGCAAAAACTTCTACTCGTGGCTGGCCGCCAAGGCGGTATCCGCTGGCGCTACCCTCCTGCTCGGCCACACGGTCGACGACGTCCTCCTCGACCACGGCCGGACCGTAGGCGTCCATGTGTCCCCGCCCCAGAACACGACCTTTCTCGCCGACATCGTCATCCTCGCCGACGGCGCCAACTCCCTCCTCGCCGAACGGGCCGGCCTCAACTCCAGCGTAACGGCAAAAAACCTCTCCCTGTACGCCAAAGAAACCATCGCCCTCCCCCCCGAAACCATCGAGGAGCGCTTCAACCTCCCGCCCGGCCAGGGCGCCGCCATCGGCCTCATCGGCTACCCCACCGCCGGCTTTAACGGCACCGGATCAATCCACCTCTTCCGCGACGGCGTCAACATCAACGCCGGCATGTCCGTCAGCGACTTCGCCGCCGGTGGCTTCGGCCCCGGCGACCTCCTTGAGCGCATAAAAAAACACCCCCGCATCCAGCCTCTCCTGGCCGGGGGCGTAACCGCCGAATACGGCGCCGCCATGATCCCCGAAGGCGGCTACCACGCCATTCCACCCCTTGTCCATCCAGGTCTCCTCATCGCCGGCGACGCCGCCTCGCTTGTCAACGGCACCCAGGGCATCAACCTCGCCATGTGGTCTGGCTTCTACGCCGCCAAAGCAGCCTTTGAAGCGAAAAAAAGCCGCGACTTCTCAGCCCGCAAGCTTTCACTCTACCGCACCCTCCTGGACGAAAGCTTTATCCTCCAGAACATGCGCGCCAATGCCAAAGCCGCCGCCCTCCAGCGCGACAGACCCTACCTCTTCGACCTCTACAGCCGCATGGCCAACGAGGCCGCTTACCAAATGGCCCGTGCCTATCCCATGCCCATGAATGCCAAGCGCAAATTCATCTGGCACAAAGTCACCAGCCTCCAACCCGTTGGCAAGATAGCCGCCGACCTCTGGCAGGTCCTCAAGGTGGTAAAAGGATGACCAGCACCGCCGCCAAAGTGTCCCTCATCGAATTCCGCCCCGACGACGACTGGCAGCACATCGTCATCGCCGATCAGGAAGAATGCCGGCGCTGCCCGGACAAAAACTGCCTGCGCGTCTGCCCGGCGGGCGTCTTCGCGTGGGACAACCACCCCGGACACCCGGTCCTCGTCCGCTACAAGCAATGCGTCGAATGCGGCGCCTGCCGGCTGGCCTGCCCGCAGGGCGCGATCGAATTCTCATACCCCCGCGGCGGGTACGGCGTGGTATTCCACCAGGGCTAGCACGTTCAATCCTTCCCTAAAACGAACGGTGCGAACCCCACCTCCGTCCAGGCCGCGTTGTAAAGCTGGCGCAGCAGACCGTCAAGGCGACGCCGCAGCATCCCCTTCACCTCGGCCATTGAGCTGAAAAACAGCCTGGTCGCCGGATGGGCGCTGTTAAGCGCCGCCTGCTGATAATACTGCCCCGACTTTTCCGTCAGCACGATCAAAAACCACAACGACGCGAGCCCGACGACCGTCGACTCCCTGGACGTCCCCAGCCCGGCCAAGGCCTCCTGCCAGACGCTGTCCGGCCCCAAAAGCCCGGCGGCGTTCACCTCCGGATAACGGCCGCTGTCCACGTCCACATACTGGGCGCGATCGACCAGCAGTTCGATCCCCGCCTGGAACGTGCCCACAGCGGTCACCGCCGCCTGCAGCTCAGGCGTCGACTGAGCCATCACCAGTTCCACCTCCTGGCGGATCTGCGCCTCAAGAACGGCGGCGAACTGAAAAACCTTCATCTGCCTTCCCTCCGTCAAAACAGCCCGGTCCGCGGTGGCGGACCGGGCTGTCAGCATTGTTACTTCCTATCGGCCATCAACACGCCAGCTTTGGCGATATTCGTCTTCGCCTGATCGCGGATAATGATCGTAACAGCCTCAGGCGGGCACTTTCCGGCCTCACAGACGGCCGCGGTTACCTTTTCGGCCAATTCACGCTTCTGTTCCACGCTGCGGCCTTCGACCCAGTCAATCTGCACAATCGGCATATATTCGTATCCTCCCCACTAATTTTAATTAGTTTAATTCGCCGCAGCCCGTATTATCCCTGCTCACACTCTGCCGACAGGCAACAAAATCCATCCGGCGAGACCCTGCCCGGGCAACAAAAACCGCCGGCTGATCGCCGGCGGTCGGCTGTGTAACTTTAAGGCAGCAGCACTCCGGTCAGGGCCAGGAGATTGACCCAGGCGCGGAACGTCCCCACCATTGGCTGAACGCCGCCGACAAGCGCCGGGCCGAACACGTTCAGCGCCCCGATGGTGATCAGGAGCGGCGAAGCCGTGGTCCCCGGTCCAAACAAAGCGACGCAGTGGAAAACCTCGCCAAGCTGGCCGCCGATCACCCAGCCGCCAACGATAACGACACCGGCATTCTGCCCCTCCAACTCCTCAAGCTCTTCGATCAGCTCGCTCTGCTGGCGGATCATCCCCTTGCCCGTCTTCACCTGCTGGCCGCCGTACTTGCCGCCTGACGCCAGTTTGCCGGTTTCGCTGATCGGCGGAAAAATGAACGGCCCCTCGACAGCGACCGCAATATTGCAAACATCCACCATAAACTCGCTCACGAGAATATCCACTCCCGGCAGAGTCGGGTTTGGCGGCCGGAACCTCACCGCCGTCACCCCCACGATGCCGACCGCCGGCAGTACGGTGATAATACGGTCCTCCAGCCTGCCAAGGCGGCCGAATACGGCGGATCCGTCGATAAGCAGCAGCAACACATTGCGGTCCCTAAGGCCGCGCAATTCTGCGACCAACTCACGGTTGCAGTAACAATGCAGCGGAGTATCCATACGCAAAAGCCTCCTTTTACACTTTCCTATATTTATCTTATGGAAACTTTGTAAAAGATGTTACTTTCACGCTCAATTGCGGTTCCCGACGACCGGCCAAAAAAAATAAACGGTCCCGCAAAAAGACCGTTGTCACTCCCGTTCCGGCTGCCCGTCCTTCCTCGGACCGCGCCGCCGCCACCACAGCCAGCCGTACAACGCCACCACCAGCGCCACGACCGCCACCAGGCGGGTCAGATTTTCACCGGCGAACACGATATCGTGGCCCAGCAAAACCTTCACGATCACCGGCGGCAGTTTGCCGATAAAAGTAGCCCAGAAAAAATCCCGCGCCGATATACGGCTCACAGCCGCCACCGCGGTTATTATTCCCGACGGCGCCAGCGGCAGCAGCCGAGCGATCAGCAGCGCCTTGAAGCCGTTCGCCGCACTGTAATCGTCCACCTGCTTGAGATACGGACTGTGGGCAATCCACCGCTCCACCGCCTGCCGGAAAAAAAAGCGGGCGAAAACGAACATGATAATCGCGCCGATAACCTCGCCCGACCAGGAAATGAGCGTGCCCCACGCCAGGCCGTAAACGATGCCCGCCGCGCCCGACAGGATCATGAACGGAAAAACGATCGTAAAGGTCATCACCACAAACAGGCCAATGGTCACCGCCACTCCCCAGGCCCCGAAAGAGTGGAGATACTCGGCCAGGGCGGCGATGTCGCCCTTCCTGATGATTCCGTAGGCATGTTGAACGATATCCGGCTGCCACCAATAGAACAAAGCGCCGGCGGCGATTATAAACAGCCAACCCAAAATTTTGCCCATCTGTCTCGTCCCTGAAAAAAATAATCGTATTCCGCAATAAGCATACTAGAATCGCCCCCAAAAGGCAACCATAAAAGAAAAACAGCACCGCGGCGGTGCTGCATGCTGCTATACGTCTACCCCTGCCACTGTCCCAGCTCGCTGCGGAAAATGCGGCACGAGCCGCCCAGCCAATGGACACAATCCGGGCAGCGGCGCGCGAACCCCGCCTCCGAAACGTTGAGCATCGAATACCCGTAACCCATCGCATTGATAACATGCTCGAACTCCCGGCATTCGCCGGCGATACCCCGCACCTCTTCCTCGGTAAACCTCTTCTCCATGTCGCACCACCTCAGCCGCAATATAGCCTTAGTGTGCGCCAGCAAACCGTCATTATTCCCGCTACATAAAGAGAATCGCCGCCGGTGCCCGTAAAATAGCCGTTCAGCCGCTCTCATCTCATTCCAGTCTACGAAAACGGCCCCATAACCCCCGCCGCCAGTCTCGAAAAAAAAATTTTCCCAGCTATGTATAAGCGGCGCATATCGCGGGCACAATGATAACGTAAAATTTTCTCCTCTCCCATAATTGGCGGCACCAGCCGCCGCTTTTTTTTACCCCTGAAAAATCATCCCGAAATGGTCGCCGAATCGTTTGCCCAACACCGGGCGCACCGCCGCGAACAAACCAGGCGCCGCCACCGTCCGCTGCGCCGCCTGGCGCGCCTCCAGCAGCACCCCCGTGTCCTTGACGATATCGGCGATCTTCAAATCGGGCATGCCATGCTGGCGGGTGCCGAAAAACTGTCCCGGCCCCCTAAGCTCCAAGTCCTTCTCCGCCAGCACAAACCCGTCCTGGACTTGCGCCATTATCGCCAGCCGCTCCCGCGTTTCCGGGCTCTGATTATCCGACAGCAAAATGCAATACGACTGATGCTCGCCGCGTCCGATACGGCCCCTGAGCTGATGGAGCTGGGCCAGGCCGAAGCGGTCCGCCCCCTCCACCGCCATCACGGTGGCGTTGGGCACGTTAACCCCCACCTCGATCACCGTCGTCGCCACCAGCACCTTCACCTCGCCGCCGTAGAAAGCGCGCATCGCCGCTTCCTTCTCCGTCGCTTTCATCCGGCCGTGCACCAGCGCGCAGGATATATCGCGGAAATACGTCCCCTTCAATTGCTCGTACAGTTGGGTTGCGGCCTGCACCTCCAACTTGTCTGACTCCTCCACCAGCGGACAGACCACATACCCCTGGCGGCCGGCCGCAACCTCCTTCACAATAAAATTATACACCCGCGCGCGCATATCGCCGCCGACCGCGTACGTCTTCACCGGCTTGCGGCCCGGCGGCAGCTCGCGGATCACCGACACGTCCAGGTCTCCGTACACCGTCAGCGCCATTGTCCGCGGGATGGGCGTCGCCGTCATCACCAGCACGTCCGGCGTCGGCCCCTTGGCCTGCAGCAGCGCCCGCTGCCGCACCCCGAAGCGGTGCTGCTCGTCAGTCACCACCAGCCCGAGGTGCCGGAAAATAACATCCTCCTGAATTAACGCATGGGTGCCGACCACCACGTCCACCAGGCCGTCGCGCAGGCGATTCAGCACCTCCTCGCGCGTCCGCTTCGTCAGACTGCCGGTCAGCGCCGCGATCCTCACACCGTGCGGCGCCAATAGCTGGGCGAGCGTATGGCAGTGCTGCTCGGCCAAAATCTCCGTCGGCGCCATCATCGCCCCCTGGTAGCCGTCGGCCGCCGTCTTGGCCAGCGCGATCGCCGCCAACACCGTCTTGCCCGAGCCGACATCCCCCTGCACGAGTCGCTGCATCGGCCGGGCGTCCTCCATATCGGCCTTGATCTCAGCCAGCGCCGTCCGCTGATCCTTCGTCAGCGCGAACGGCAGCGCCGCCTCCACCTTCTTCACCAACGCGTCGTCAGGCCCGTGCTTGATCCCCGCGCCCTCCTGCCTGTTCAAGCTCTTAAGGTACAACAGCCCGCACTGCAGCAGATACAACTCCTCGAACACCAGTCGCCGCCTGGCCGCCTCCAGCGCCGCCGCATCGGCCGGAAAATGGATATTCTCCAGCGCCGCCCGGCTGCCCATCAGCTTATGCTGCGCCAGCACCTCCGGCGGCAGAAACTCAGGCCGGTCGCCCTCCGCGTCCAGCGCCTGACGGATCAGCGTCCTAAGCCAGCGCTGGCCGACGCTCTCGCTCGCCGGGTAAACCGGCACGATCCGCCCCGTATGGAGCAAGTCCGCGCCGTCGACCACCTCGACCTCCGGGTGGGACACCTGCACCTGTCCGTAGCGCCGCTCCACCTTGCCGGAAATTATCAGCTCCATCCCCGGCCTGAACCACTTCTTCACATACGGCTGGTTGAACCACACCATCTGCGCGGTGCCGGTCGCATCCCGCACCGTCAGCTTCGTCAGCGTCAGGCCCCGCCGCGGCCGCGAATCGGTTACCGCTCCCACGATCGCCTGAAAAGTCTGCAGCTCGCCGTCGGCCAAAGCCCGTATCGGCTTCAACTGGCTGCGGTCCTCATAGCGGCGCGGATAATGCTCCAGCAGGTCGCCGAGCGTGAAGATGCCCAGCTTGGCCAGCATCGCCGCCTTGGCAGGCCCCACGCCCTTAATGAATTTTATGTTCGTATCTCGTCCTATAGCCAATATAATCTACTCCTGAGCGGCCTTATTAAGCTCCGCCAACAGCTTCTCCACATCCACCTCATGCATGCGGGCGCCGCCGGCCACCGTCTCGTTGGCCGCTCCCATGCAGCCGATACAGCCCAGGCCGTGGCGGGCGAACACTTCCCGCGCCGCGGGGCAGCGCCGCAAAACCTCGCCGATCGGCGTCTCCTTCGTGATCACGCTTGCCGCCTCCTCTCCCGCTACTTTTTGCGGTTCTACTTCCATACATTATGATAAAAATCCTCCCCCGGACACTTTGAGGGATTTTATTGTTCCAGGCCTTGCATATCGAACGGCAACTGTGTTAAAATACTGATGTTATCGTCTTATGTATGTCTCGTCCCGTCGAAGGAGGTGGAATTAATGGCCAACGTTTGCGAAATCTGTGGCAAAGGCGAGAGCAGCGGCATGAATGTCAGCCACTCGAACCTCAAGACCAAACGCACCTGGAAACCCAACATCCAACGCGTAAAAGCCCTCGTCCAAGGTGAAATAAAGAGAGTCAACGTCTGCACCCGTTGCCTGCGTTCCGGTAAAATCCAGCGGGCGGTGTAATATTGCACAGAGGAAATCCCCCGGCATAAGCCGGGGGATTTTTTAATGCTTGTCTGGCACCGCGGCCAGCAGCTCGTGCAGCCGTTCGCCGGTAATATCATACTTCTCGCCGCAGAAATGGCAGCGAACCTCTGCCTTCCCTTCCGCGGCCATATCCGCTAACTCATCCCGTCCCAGGCTGACCAGCATAGCCTCCACCCGCTCGGTAGAGCACTGGCAGTTGAACGCCAGCCGCGCCTGCTCGAACACCGTCGCCTCCAGGCCGGTGAAAACCTTCAGCAGCATCGACGCCGCGTCGGCCCCGCCGCGCACCAGCTCGGACACGGGCGGCAACGCGGCCAGGTTGGCCTCCACCTTCGCCAGCACCG is a window of Selenomonadales bacterium 4137-cl DNA encoding:
- a CDS encoding 3D domain-containing protein gives rise to the protein MKNINKIIVCTFTMFTLALGAATPLAWAALGERELAPGTQGDDVRQLQAALAEKGFGTGDRDGVYGSRTAAAVQKLEKSLAIEADGVADLGVITALTGKSAAVKQGAAPDSHKRALDIVATAYASGPHDNGKWGSLTHLGTRVRPGIIAVDPRVIPLGARVYIEFADGRGVYATAEDTGGAIKGNRIDIAMGSVDEAYEFGMQKVKVYVL
- a CDS encoding FAD-dependent oxidoreductase; translation: MLNEWFKTKKPHKLPPRTQAASTAAAPRKYDAIVVGAGPSGASAACFMARDGLDVLLLERGPFPGAKTCGGAAVIAEQIHELFPNFWEECRYERIVTRLDYWWLNDDSAVTAGFTSGRLAAAPYNRLSVKRKNFYSWLAAKAVSAGATLLLGHTVDDVLLDHGRTVGVHVSPPQNTTFLADIVILADGANSLLAERAGLNSSVTAKNLSLYAKETIALPPETIEERFNLPPGQGAAIGLIGYPTAGFNGTGSIHLFRDGVNINAGMSVSDFAAGGFGPGDLLERIKKHPRIQPLLAGGVTAEYGAAMIPEGGYHAIPPLVHPGLLIAGDAASLVNGTQGINLAMWSGFYAAKAAFEAKKSRDFSARKLSLYRTLLDESFILQNMRANAKAAALQRDRPYLFDLYSRMANEAAYQMARAYPMPMNAKRKFIWHKVTSLQPVGKIAADLWQVLKVVKG
- a CDS encoding 4Fe-4S dicluster domain-containing protein codes for the protein MTSTAAKVSLIEFRPDDDWQHIVIADQEECRRCPDKNCLRVCPAGVFAWDNHPGHPVLVRYKQCVECGACRLACPQGAIEFSYPRGGYGVVFHQG
- a CDS encoding 2-hydroxymuconate tautomerase, with protein sequence MPIVQIDWVEGRSVEQKRELAEKVTAAVCEAGKCPPEAVTIIIRDQAKTNIAKAGVLMADRK
- a CDS encoding TVP38/TMEM64 family protein, which gives rise to MGKILGWLFIIAAGALFYWWQPDIVQHAYGIIRKGDIAALAEYLHSFGAWGVAVTIGLFVVMTFTIVFPFMILSGAAGIVYGLAWGTLISWSGEVIGAIIMFVFARFFFRQAVERWIAHSPYLKQVDDYSAANGFKALLIARLLPLAPSGIITAVAAVSRISARDFFWATFIGKLPPVIVKVLLGHDIVFAGENLTRLVAVVALVVALYGWLWWRRRGPRKDGQPERE
- the recG gene encoding ATP-dependent DNA helicase RecG; protein product: MAIGRDTNIKFIKGVGPAKAAMLAKLGIFTLGDLLEHYPRRYEDRSQLKPIRALADGELQTFQAIVGAVTDSRPRRGLTLTKLTVRDATGTAQMVWFNQPYVKKWFRPGMELIISGKVERRYGQVQVSHPEVEVVDGADLLHTGRIVPVYPASESVGQRWLRTLIRQALDAEGDRPEFLPPEVLAQHKLMGSRAALENIHFPADAAALEAARRRLVFEELYLLQCGLLYLKSLNRQEGAGIKHGPDDALVKKVEAALPFALTKDQRTALAEIKADMEDARPMQRLVQGDVGSGKTVLAAIALAKTAADGYQGAMMAPTEILAEQHCHTLAQLLAPHGVRIAALTGSLTKRTREEVLNRLRDGLVDVVVGTHALIQEDVIFRHLGLVVTDEQHRFGVRQRALLQAKGPTPDVLVMTATPIPRTMALTVYGDLDVSVIRELPPGRKPVKTYAVGGDMRARVYNFIVKEVAAGRQGYVVCPLVEESDKLEVQAATQLYEQLKGTYFRDISCALVHGRMKATEKEAAMRAFYGGEVKVLVATTVIEVGVNVPNATVMAVEGADRFGLAQLHQLRGRIGRGEHQSYCILLSDNQSPETRERLAIMAQVQDGFVLAEKDLELRGPGQFFGTRQHGMPDLKIADIVKDTGVLLEARQAAQRTVAAPGLFAAVRPVLGKRFGDHFGMIFQG
- a CDS encoding DUF1858 domain-containing protein; this encodes MITKETPIGEVLRRCPAAREVFARHGLGCIGCMGAANETVAGGARMHEVDVEKLLAELNKAAQE
- the rpmB gene encoding 50S ribosomal protein L28, translated to MANVCEICGKGESSGMNVSHSNLKTKRTWKPNIQRVKALVQGEIKRVNVCTRCLRSGKIQRAV